In Gossypium raimondii isolate GPD5lz chromosome 12, ASM2569854v1, whole genome shotgun sequence, a single window of DNA contains:
- the LOC105762024 gene encoding protein SHORT-ROOT: MDEEDFSASSSKQCYPYYPHPQPHPSATGTTTTTPTSIHHAFETSEFSTFSPARDLTFDFSGKWATDILLEAATAIADRNSGRFQQLMWMLNELSSPYGDTDQKLGSYFLQALFNRMTDSGERCYRTLASVSEKTCSFETTRKMVLKFQEVSPWTTFGHVACNGAIMEAFEGESKLHIIDISSTYCTQWPTLLESLATRTDETPHLKLTTIVATKNGGVPGSSTSGTAAGSLASVQDIMKEIGNRMEKFARLMGVPFKFNVIHHGGDLCELDLSKLDIKEDEALAINCVGTLHSIRAVDNRRDMMISNFKKLQPRIITVVEEEADLDVGVDGMEFVKGFQECLRWFRVYFEALDESFARTSNERLMLERAAGRAIVELVACAPSESVERREPANRWSRRFHGSGFNPLVLSDEVCDDVRALLRRYKEGWSMTQCSDAGIFLSWKDQPVVWASAWRP, encoded by the coding sequence ATGGATGAAGAAGATTTCTCTGCATCTTCTTCTAAACAGTGCTATCCTTACTATCCGCACCCTCAGCCCCACCCTTCTGCCACCGGCACCACCACCACTACGCCCACCAGCATACATCATGCCTTTGAAACTTCTGAATTCTCCACTTTCTCCCCTGCTCGTGACCTCACCTTTGATTTCTCCGGTAAGTGGGCTACCGATATCCTCCTGGAAGCAGCAACCGCTATTGCAGATCGGAACAGTGGACGTTTCCAGCAACTCATGTGGATGCTGAACGAGCTTAGTTCACCTTACGGTGACACCGACCAGAAGCTTGGTTCTTACTTTCTCCAAGCATTGTTTAACCGCATGACCGACTCTGGTGAGCGTTGCTATCGAACCTTAGCCTCGGTATCTGAGAAAACCTGTAGTTTCGAGACAACAAGGAAGATGGTATTGAAGTTTCAAGAGGTAAGTCCCTGGACTACCTTTGGTCACGTTGCTTGTAATGGTGCAATCATGGAAGCTTTCGAAGGTGAAAGCAAATTACATATAATTGATATAAGCAGCACTTATTGTACTCAATGGCCAACCTTGCTTGAATCCCTAGCGACCCGCACCGATGAAACCCCACATTTGAAGCTGACCACAATCGTTGCTACCAAAAACGGTGGTGTTCCTGGGAGTAGTACTTCAGGAACAGCAGCAGGAAGCTTAGCTTCAGTCCAAGATATAATGAAAGAAATAGGAAACCGAATGGAAAAGTTCGCTAGGCTTATGGGAGTTCCCTTCAAATTCAACGTAATACACCATGGCGGTGATTTATGTGAGTTAGATTTATCAAAACTTGATATAAAAGAAGATGAGGCCTTAGCCATCAACTGCGTTGGCACGTTGCATTCCATCAGAGCCGTTGATAATCGTAGAGATATGATGATATCGAATTTCAAGAAACTGCAGCCAAGAATAATCACGGTTGTGGAAGAAGAAGCTGATCTTGATGTAGGGGTTGATGGGATGGAGTTCGTAAAGGGTTTCCAAGAATGTTTAagatggtttagggtttattttgaAGCCCTGGATGAGAGCTTCGCTAGAACAAGCAatgaaagattgatgctggaacGTGCAGCTGGTCGAGCCATAGTTGAGTTGGTGGCTTGTGCACCATCCGAGTCCGTAGAGAGACGAGAGCCGGCCAATCGATGGTCAAGACGGTTCCATGGAAGTGGGTTTAACCCCCTGGTTTTGAGTGATGAAGTGTGCGATGATGTACGCGCCTTGTTGAGAAGGTACAAAGAAGGTTGGTCCATGACACAGTGTTCCGACGCCGGAATATTCTTGTCTTGGAAAGATCAGCCGGTGGTTTGGGCTAGTGCATGGCGGCCTTGA